A genomic window from Daphnia magna isolate NIES linkage group LG9, ASM2063170v1.1, whole genome shotgun sequence includes:
- the LOC116930836 gene encoding LOW QUALITY PROTEIN: golgin subfamily A member 4 (The sequence of the model RefSeq protein was modified relative to this genomic sequence to represent the inferred CDS: deleted 2 bases in 2 codons), translating into MFKKLKDKIAEEVKQSPLRLPTSVQQHLSQYSPFTRDAQNGDVTETHQSLNSLGNGESTIKRMPETLVDIAEDSAETASSAFSIADGDSRPSSPAGATKEENFQPVNLNEPKREMITSTPQPSSHFGRLSRQSSLSSVFSDVSFLPGTSDSTYHPYQFQSDLESNVSEFDDSASQSGQHAVDRISKEHVYNAYQKMRVRYHKYKGRYSDLARHYKEAERDREKVKHVLTETQDRSLRRISELKEQCVLEQQAKAHLEEILRSDLEEKDNLITVLQTKVKLLASPMSSASDGTLIDFNNAESSRKSSDETDKDSKEGHITEGEVQQLKEKLHRFESLLMKCKENIKHHIERNSELQAENKILKQTEAQKSEEAENIQKMHRDQLAQLTESLNMARTEIETLRRQEQEAALASAETKQKVHAELLEQEEKMVRLRSERDQLHNKVTQMETEIETIKGQTAKQLEETETIIEMEKQKLLKELSRGKTEALKLMEEDMTQRLENLKQERDAHWEAIMQKRLNDEVENHARTLRQTEEHYRSRLVEMQEEKALALEEKELYCASLVSREQNNQQGLQDEITKLKREIEAKDKLVEKVREEGLEERRSWVQQIEDNRQRHLEELHSVNLQSEQLIEEQKERHQNAIDTAILDLKQQHRKELEKIQQQHEELLQAANEDMESSAKNQIDQLRALLRDKESEISHHTAAHQKLQDVLNSKDLNITDLTSQINSLQDQLSSMDALSVQLNSALEKAKLLEPLNLELENAKDELLSRNSYVLQLEEQIKALKTGAENDQAQASRLQDQLAENEKKIDILKTQVEDLNAIVKLNKEELALLDTIKLEVAELKNTLEQKEKSILQLQAEVKEATDSLDAKQCEWQQTVDELTNQCQIAQSELAAARSLIDTKDHQMIQLQTEHDLLVASESQLKSITQEKDLLIASRESELVTLKSAFSDQENRITKMLEERSQSEREKEEICQKLIAVEADLSTIHQTKDQLIAELHEKIKQAECNLKEKETEWEEKVQESTNKMEETLSELLELRTSCAAKEEEILKLEQSQHKWVIEESSLKSAAEESESRLRASETELQRLKEIVDVKEQRITELHEELQHTNQTLNAQDSELKKANLGLSDSLKTAQVELADLKANLLQSNLLSSEWKEKTVELTDQLNITRSELQGVKSSFETNANEIQKLEEVVNQMQSLIEEGKQQLLDAEIQLNATKQLLNDKETQIAELKTTHSTLECTTNESARQLDLLSHSLAVKESVIIDLQSEVERNGQLMSETNALIEEQRLQLEVLKQSLADKENLAEQYKNQLSSGKTEWQLKLEAVNDQLSAVKRSEEESRVQLASKEDTLQEMELNYRNEMEKTSQQLAGCISNYTVSGTGVKDESE; encoded by the exons ATgttcaaaaaattaaaggatAAAATAGCTGAGGAAGTTAAGCAATCTCCGCTACGATTGCCCACTTCTGTGCAACAGCATCTTTCTCAG TATTCTCCTTTCACTCGGGATGCACAAAATGGTGATGTCACAGAAACCCACCAGAGCCTTAACAGCCTAGGCAATGGTGAATCAACAATCAAAAGAATGCCAGAG ACTTTAGTTGATATTGCCGAAGATTCAGCAGAAACGGCATCAAGCGCATTTAGCATAGCTGATGGAGACAGTCGACCTTCATCACCAGCAGGTgcaacgaaagaagaaaatttccAACCTGTCAATTTAAATGAACCTAAACGAGAAATGATTACCAGCACTCCCCAACCTTCTAGCCACTTCGGTCGGCTATCCCGCCAGTCTTCACTTAGTTCTGTTTTCAGTGATGTTTCGTTTCTTCCTGGAACGTCAGATTCTACTTATCATCCATATCAATTCCAA TCTGATCTAGAGTCTAATGTCAGTGAATTTGATGATTCTGCCAGCCAAAGTGGACAGCATGCTGTTGATCGAATATCCAAGGAGCACGTTTATAACGCCTATCAGAAAATGAGGGTACGCTATCACAAGTATAAGGGCCGCTACTCTGACTTGGCGCGGCACTACAAGGAAGCT GAACGAGACAGAGAGAAGGTTAAG CACGTACTAACGGAGACACAAGATCGGAGTCTGCGAAGGATATCGGAACTTAAAGAACAATGCGTTCTAGAACAACAAGCCAAAGCTCATTTGGAAGAGATCTTAAGATCGGACTTGGAAGAAAAGGACAACTTGATCACTGTTCTGCAAACGAAA GTCAAGCTCTTGGCTTCCCCGATGTCTTCTGCATCCGACGGAACATTAATAGATTTCAACAATGCCGAAAGTAGCAGGAAATCGTCTGACGAAACCGACAAGGATTCGAAAGAAGGCCATATTACAGAAGGTGAAGTTCAGCAGCTGAAAG AAAAACTTCATCGCTTTGAGTCGCTCCTTATGAAATGCAAAGAGAACATTAAACATCACATCGAACGTAATAGTGAGCTGCAGgcggaaaataaaattttaaagcaaacAGAAGCCCAGAAAAGTGAAGAAGCCGAAAACATCCAG AAAATGCACCGTGATCAACTAGCTCAACTTACAGAAAGTTTAAACATGGCCCGAACAGAAATTGAAACTCTGCGACGTCAAGAGCAAGAGGCTGCATTAGCGTCTGCTGAGACTAAGCAGAAAGTTCATGCTGAACTTCTcgagcaagaagaaaaaatggttCGACTGCGCAGCGAA CGTGATCAACTTCATAATAAGG TTACTCAAATGGAAACCGAAATTGAGACCATCAAAGGACAGACTGCAAAGCAGTTGGAAGAGACAGAAACAATCATTGAgatggaaaaacaaaagctgcTGAAG GAACTTTCACGTGGTAAGACTGAGGCGCTCAAACTTATGGAGGAAGACATGACACAACGTTTGGAAAATTTGAAGCAGGAGAGAGATGCGCATTGGGAAGCTATCATGCAGAAAAG ATTAAATGATGAGGTAGAAAACCACGCAAGAACGCTACGTCAAACCGAAGAGCATTATCGTTCAAGATTGGTTGAAatgcaagaagaaaaagctttggccctagaagaaaaagaattgtatTGTGCTTCACTTGTTTCACGTGAACAGAACAATCAACAGGGACTTCAG GATGAAATTACGAAACTAAAACGCGAAATAGAAGCTAAAGATAAACTAGTGGAAAAGGTTCGAGAAGAGGGCTTAGAAGAGCGGCGATCTTGGGTTCAGCAGATAGAGGACAACCGACAGAGACATTTAGAGGAACTCCATTCTGTGAATTTGCAAAGCGAGCAGCTTATAGAAGAACAGAAAGAACGTCATCAAAATGCAATCGATACAGCAATCCTAGATCTAAAGCAGCAACATAG AAAGGAATtggaaaaaattcaacaacaacacgaaGAACTTCTTCAAGCAGCAAACGAAGATATGGAATCTTCAGCCAAGAATCAAATTGATCAGCTTCGCGCTCTTTTGCGAGATAAAGAATCCGAGATATCGCATCACACCGCAGCTCATCAAAAATTACAAGATGTTCTGAACAGTAAAGACCTTAATATCACAGATCTTACAAGCCAGATCAACAGTCTGCAAGATCAGCTCTCTTCTATGGATGCTTTGTCGGTGCAATTAAATTCGGCATTAGAAAAGGCTAAATTACTCGAACCATTGAATTTGGAACTTGAAAACGCCAAAGATGAGCTTCTATCCAGAAATTCTTACGTCCTCCAGCTAGAAGAACAAATTAAAGCTCTGAAAACGGGAGCAGAAAACGATCAAGCTCAGGCCTCTCGGCTTCAAGATCAACTAgcggaaaatgaaaaaaaaattgatatcTTGAAAACTCAAGTAGAAGACCTGAATGCTATAGTAAAACTAAACAAGGAAGAATTGGCTTTGCTTGACACCATAAAGTTGGAAGTCGCCGAATTGAAAAACACACTTGAACAGAAGGAGAAGTCAATTCTCCAGTTGCAAGCTGAGGTTAAGGAAGCGACCGATTCGTTGGATGCCAAACAATGTGAATGGCAACAAACTGTTGATGAGTTGACTAACCAATGCCAAATCGCACAGTCGGAATTGGCAGCTGCCAGATCGCTGATTGATACGAAAGATCACCAGATGATCCAATTACAAACAGAGCATGATCTTCTGGTTGCATCTGAATCTCAACTTAAAAGTATTACTCAGGAGAAAGACCTCTTAATAGCCTCAAGAGAATCTGAGCTTGTTACCCTGAAATCGGCGTTCTCAGATCAAGAAAACCGTATCACCAAAATGCTAGAAGAAAGGTCTCAGTCTGAGCGTGAGAAAGAAGAAATCTGTCAAAAGCTAATTGCGGTAGAAGCCGATTTATCGACTATTCATCAAACCAAGGATCAACTTATCGCAGAAttacatgaaaaaattaaacaagcCGAATGCAACCtcaaggaaaaagaaactgaATGGGAGGAAAAGGTACAAGAATCAACCAATAAAATGGAAGAAACACTTTCAGAGTTGCTTGAGCTCAGAACCAGCTGTGCTGCGAAAGAGGAAGAAATTCTTAAACTGGAACAGTCACAGCATAAATGGGTAATCGAAGAATCTTCGTTAAAATCGGCTGCGGAAGAAAGTGAAAGTCGTTTACGTGCTAGTGAAACAGAGTTACAACGGCTCAAGGAAATCGTGGATGTTAAAGAACAACGCATCACTGAGTTACATGAAGAACTTCAACACACTAATCAAACCTTAAACGCTCAAGATTCTGAGTTGAAGAAAGCAAATCTAGGCTTGTCCGATTCCTTGAAAACTGCTCAAGTAGAATTAGCTGACTTGAAAGCTAATCTCCTACAGTCTAATTTGCTTTCAAgtgaatggaaagaaaaaacagtcGAATTGACAGATCAGCTGAATATTACCCGATCGGAATTGCAAGGAGTAAAGTCTTCATTTGAAACCAATGCAAACGAGATTCAAAAATTAGAGGAAGTAGTGAATCAGATGCAATCACTTATCGAGGAAGGTAAACAACAATTACTTGATGCCGAAATCCAATTGAATGCCACTAAGCAGCTGCTCAATGACAAGGAAACGCAAATTGCTGAGCTGAAAACCACTCATTCTACCTTAGAATGTACTACTAATGAATCAGCACGTCAATTAGATTTGCTAAGCCATTCTTTAGCCGTCAAGGAAAGCGTCATCATTGATTTACAGAGCGAAGTTGAGCGAAATGGTCAACTAATGTCTGAAACCAACGCTTTAATTGAGGAACAACGATTGCAACTGGAGGTACTAAAACAGTCGCTGGCTGATAAAGAAAATCTGGCTGAGCAATACAAGAACCAGCTTTCCTCTGGCAAAACAGAATGGCAGCTTAAATTAGAAGCTGTAAACGATCAACTGAGCGCTGTTAAACGAAGTGAGGAGGAATCACGGGTTCAGCTTGCCTCAAAAGAAGACACGCTCCAAGAAATGGAATTGAACTACCGCAATGAAATGGAAAAGACATCTCAACAACTTGCGGGATGCATTAGTAACTACACAGTCTCTGGAACTGGAGTTAAAGACGAAAGTGAATGA
- the LOC116930898 gene encoding trafficking protein particle complex subunit 6b, producing MADDALFDFLHMEIVSHVTKSDPGLLQDGDEAMSKLEQIGYSTGYRFIERLTKDLSRFKDELEVMKAICKDFWSAVFKKQVDNLRTNHQGVYVLQDNKFRFLASISNSRQYLELAPKYLVFTCGLLRGALASLGLTCIVTAEVTTMPACKFQVHLQRA from the exons ATGGCTGATGATGCGTTGTTTGATTTTCTACATATGGAAATCGTCAGTCATGTAACAAAATCCGATCCTGGTCTACTTCAAGATGGA GATGAAGCCATGTCCAAATTAGAACAAATTGGTTATTCCACTGGTTATCGATTCATAGAAAG GCTAACCAAGGATTTATCAAGGTTCAAGGATGAGTTAGAGGTGATGAAAGCCATTTGTAAGGACTTTTGGAGTGCCGTTTTTAAAAAGCAAGTTGACAACCTTAGAACTAATCATCAAGGAGTATATGTGCTCCAAGACAACAAGTTCAGGTTCCTTGCATCAATATCTAACAGCAGGCAGTATCTAGAGTTAGCACCAAAG TATTTAGTTTTTACTTGTGGTTTGCTGAGAGGTGCTTTGGCTTCCTTAGGACTTACCTGCATTGTAACTGCTGAAGTGACAACAATGCCAGCTTGCAAGTTCCAAGTCCATCTTCAAAGAGCTTAA
- the LOC116930884 gene encoding NADH dehydrogenase (ubiquinone) complex I, assembly factor 6 isoform X1: protein MAILCYPSTGRNVYKVRFFFADAKKLSSNVQNSKNSFLYCQELVRKHDYENFIATLLLPPGPRQSTIAVRAFNVSVAQVQDQVSQGLIGQMRMKFWSDTLEAIYQDAPPAQLVALQLHEAVRQHKLSKRWFQRLISSRENHLSSKSFQSLSNLEDYAEHSASSILYLTLESLNVRTIESDHAASHIGRAQGIVTFLRAIPYNSRRQQVYVPIDFLVQHKVSQNDILKGIDDKRMKDLIFDVASSANAHIEKAKTIMPKMSSEARLALIPLLSVVSYLEQLRKVDFNVFDSRLSQRNPLLPWKMWWNKFRGKI from the exons ATGGCGATTCTCTGTTATCCTTCAACCGGGCGCAATGTTTACAAAGTACGTTTCTTCTTCGCCGATGCGAAAAAGCTCTCCTCAAATGTACAGAACTCAAAAAATAGCTTTCTCTATTGCCAGGAACTAGTAAG GAAACACGATTATGAAAATTTCATAGCCACTCTTCTGCTTCCACCTGGACCACGACAGTCGACGATCGCCGTAAGAGCCTTCAACGTATCCGTGGCTCAGGTTCAGGATCAAGTTTCTCAAGGTTTAATTGGCCAAATGAGAATGAAATTCTGGTCAGACACGTTAGAAGCTATATACCAAGATGCTCCACCAGCACAGCTAGTTGCTCTGCAGCTTCATGAAGCTGTTCGCCAACATAAACTGTCCAAAAGGTGGTTCCAGAGATTGATCTCAAGTCGTGAAAACCACTTGTCTTCCAAATCTTTTCAATCTCTCTCAAATTTAGAGGATTATGCAGAGCATTCTGCTTCTTCTATCCTCTACCTTACGCTGGAATCCCTAAATGTCCGAACAATTGAGAGTGATCATGCAGCTAGTCATATTGGAAGAGCTCAAGGTATAGTGACATTCCTACGAGCAATTCCCTACAACTCAAGAAGACAACAAGTCTATGTACCAATTGACTTTTTAGTGCAACATAAAGTTTCACAAAATGACATCCTGAAAGGAATTGATGATAAAAGAATGAAAGATTTAATATTTGATGTAGCAAGTTCAGCCAATGCTCACATTGAGAAG gcCAAAACAATAATGCCAAAAATGAGTTCAGAGGCTAGACTGGCGCTAATACCATTACTAAGCGTAGTTTCGTACCTAGAGCAATTGAGGAAAGTGGATTTTAATGTTTTCGATTCGCGACTATCTCAGCGGAACCCTCTTCTTCCTTGGAAAATGTGGTGGAATAAGTTCAGGGGTAAAATATAG
- the LOC116930884 gene encoding NADH dehydrogenase (ubiquinone) complex I, assembly factor 6 isoform X2 → MAILCYPSTGRNVYKVRFFFADAKKLSSNVQNSKNSFLYCQELVRKHDYENFIATLLLPPGPRQSTIAVRAFNVSVAQVQDQVSQGLIGQMRMKFWSDTLEAIYQDAPPAQLVALQLHEAVRQHKLSKRWFQRLISSRENHLSSKSFQSLSNLEDYAEHSASSILYLTLESLNVRTIESDHAASHIGRAQVQHKVSQNDILKGIDDKRMKDLIFDVASSANAHIEKAKTIMPKMSSEARLALIPLLSVVSYLEQLRKVDFNVFDSRLSQRNPLLPWKMWWNKFRGKI, encoded by the exons ATGGCGATTCTCTGTTATCCTTCAACCGGGCGCAATGTTTACAAAGTACGTTTCTTCTTCGCCGATGCGAAAAAGCTCTCCTCAAATGTACAGAACTCAAAAAATAGCTTTCTCTATTGCCAGGAACTAGTAAG GAAACACGATTATGAAAATTTCATAGCCACTCTTCTGCTTCCACCTGGACCACGACAGTCGACGATCGCCGTAAGAGCCTTCAACGTATCCGTGGCTCAGGTTCAGGATCAAGTTTCTCAAGGTTTAATTGGCCAAATGAGAATGAAATTCTGGTCAGACACGTTAGAAGCTATATACCAAGATGCTCCACCAGCACAGCTAGTTGCTCTGCAGCTTCATGAAGCTGTTCGCCAACATAAACTGTCCAAAAGGTGGTTCCAGAGATTGATCTCAAGTCGTGAAAACCACTTGTCTTCCAAATCTTTTCAATCTCTCTCAAATTTAGAGGATTATGCAGAGCATTCTGCTTCTTCTATCCTCTACCTTACGCTGGAATCCCTAAATGTCCGAACAATTGAGAGTGATCATGCAGCTAGTCATATTGGAAGAGCTCAAG TGCAACATAAAGTTTCACAAAATGACATCCTGAAAGGAATTGATGATAAAAGAATGAAAGATTTAATATTTGATGTAGCAAGTTCAGCCAATGCTCACATTGAGAAG gcCAAAACAATAATGCCAAAAATGAGTTCAGAGGCTAGACTGGCGCTAATACCATTACTAAGCGTAGTTTCGTACCTAGAGCAATTGAGGAAAGTGGATTTTAATGTTTTCGATTCGCGACTATCTCAGCGGAACCCTCTTCTTCCTTGGAAAATGTGGTGGAATAAGTTCAGGGGTAAAATATAG